The Leadbetterella byssophila DSM 17132 DNA window AACCTGCCGATGTGGATAGCAAGCGAGGTATTTTGCTCATCAAACAAGCCAAAGGAAAGAAAGATCGCATAGCCCCGATTTCGGAAAAAATAATTGAGCTATTACGACAATACTACAAATCCTATAAACCTCAAACGTGGCTTTTTGAAGGGCAAACCAAAGGTAAACACTACAGCGAAAAAGCTTAGAAAACGTATTAAAACAAGCACTTCAAAAAGCCAATATTAAAAAACCTGTAAGTTTACATTGGTTACGGCACAGCTATGCCACACACCTTTTAGAGAGTGGTACAGATATACGGTTTATTCAAGAATTATTGGGGCATAACAGCAGTAAAACCACCGAAATTTATACCCACGTCAGTACCAAAAGTTTGCAAAAAATAAAAAGTCCATTTGATGATTTATAAAAGAAAAAATATATTTTTATCCTAAAATAAATCCTCATGTTTATGAGACAAAGCCAACTAATTTTGGTTGGATTGGCGACACTTTGTGAGGGGTATAAATGAGTTGTGCGTCAGCTTAAAAAAAATGACACTTAGAGTTTACAAACCAACTCATCGACAATAGAACATGAAAAGATTTGGATTCATAATTTACTTGTTGATTTCAACATTAATCATTTCAAATTGCGCCAGCACAGGCTTTCTAATGGCAAAGGCGAAGGTTACTCTATTTGGAGACTCATATCCGCCAAAAAGTGAAGACGCGAAAATTGACGTCTACATGACTGATAAACCAACACAAGAGTATGTAGAATTTGCTCAGATAACTTGCGGAGACACCAATGACAAATGGAGTTTAGAGCAGATAACTAAAAAGGCTCGTGAAATTGGAGCAGATGGAATTATAATAATCGGAAAAGCAGGGACTTCAGGTGTTGGAATTCCAATGGGTACTTCTACTTATGTAGTGAGTGAAGAGTACGGAATGACAGCTATAGCTATAAAGTACAAAAAGTACAAGTAGAACTATGGATTTTCAAATTCTGATTTTACTGTTTGTGGCATTAGCCATTTGGTTATTTAAGCGGTGGATTTTTAACATAAAGCGTAAACAAAGGCGAGATTATTATAGAAACGTATACCTGAAATCAGATGATTGGAAACGAAAACGATATGTTGTTCTCAAAAGAGACAATTGGACATGTGTTTACTGTGGAGAACGTGCGACACAAGTACATCACAAAAAATATGCGAAGAGAAAGATTGGAAAAGAACCAATCAAATGGCTTGTTTCAGTTTGCAAACCTTGCCATGACAGACAACATTGAAAAAAATAAAAAGCCGAACGCACAACATTGTATAAGAGCAATAGCGGGTGAAGTGCTAAATTCAAGGTCTGTATATTTAATAAACTTTTGTGGTGGCGGACAGGTAATCGCCTTGAAATCCGCTACTGCTCTTATACTTGACCGTTACCGGGCATTGTAAAACGACACTCAAACAAGGATTATGAGCATAGAAAATATTAGACAATTCATAAAAGAAAAAGCAGAACAGTTCGGTGCCAAAACAGACAACGAATTCAACAAACCTTATGTTGAACGAAACAACACCGGACAGGAAGCATTAAAAGACAACGGAGCTTATTTTGGGTTTATTCACCCAGAAGAAGAAGCGTCAGGCCCTTTTCACGACTTTTCATTAACAATTTTCCCGAATGACCAAAATAAACCTTGGTTAGTATGTCTCGGAATTGGTTCTAGTGGTTTCAAAAATGATTACGAACTCGCAACCTATCCTGGGCTTAGAAGATTATTCTCAAAACTAACGGACGAAAGAGGCTTTTGTAAATCTGACTTTTCAGACATAGAAACAAGTTTGCCAAAATCAATCACAGGTAATCTGGATTTACAGCATATAAAAAACACGATTAAAACTTATACTAAAGTTTTACCGACTTGCCAAATAGTTGATGACCCCGAAAGCGAAGAAGGAAAAAAACTTATTGCAGCCTTTGTCGCAGGTTATGCAAAACTTCGAGACTGGCCTTCTAATAAAGACCACAGAAAAGCAGTTTCAGAAGCTTTAGAGCCATTTTTAAAGTCAGAAACCGTTGATGAAGCAGAAGAAGTAAAAAATCTCTTAAACGAAAGAAAGTACATTGTTCTTCAAGGACCTCCAGGAACTGGTAAAACAAGAACTGCAAAAAGTGTTGCAGACAAAATTGGAGCAAAAACCTTCTTCACTCAATTTCACGCAGAAACAAGTTTCTCCGATTTTATTTTTGGAATTAGACCCGACACAGAAAATCAAGAACTACGATACAGAGAAAATTTAGGCAGCTTTTCAGAGGCCTTAAAATATGCCGTTGACCATAGCAATGAAAAAGTAATTTTAATAATTGACGAGATAAACAGGGCCAATCTTTCAAATGTATTGGGACCTATTTTTTACCTTTTTGAACATAAGATGGACGTTTCGACTGTTGAGATTGAAATTGCGCCCAACTTCAAAGTAAAGCAACTACCTGAGAACTTTTCTGTAATTGCCACTATGAACACTGCTGACAGAAGTTTGGCCGTTGTTGACTTTGCACTAAGAAGACGCTTTGCTTGGTACACTCTTAAACCAAAAGCCATAAAGTCGAAACAGTTCTTTAACGAGGACTTCAGCAGAATTCAAGAAATATTTGACTGGTATGCATCAAGCACCGAACTAAACCTGCAACCGGGACAAGGCTATTTCATTGCGGACACCGAAGAGGAAATGAAAAATCGTATTCGTTATGAAATATTTCCTTTGATTAAAGAATATCTGCAAGAAGGACTTTTAAGAAATGCCAAAGAAGAGTTTAATAATTATTTCTCAATTAGAATAAATCTATCTCTTTTCGAATGACAAAGCCATTAGATGTTTTTTGCGAAATCCCTTGCCTAACTGAACAATCAAAACAGTTAGGTGGAGTTGCTTTGCAAAAGAAGTGGT harbors:
- a CDS encoding McrB family protein, with protein sequence MSIENIRQFIKEKAEQFGAKTDNEFNKPYVERNNTGQEALKDNGAYFGFIHPEEEASGPFHDFSLTIFPNDQNKPWLVCLGIGSSGFKNDYELATYPGLRRLFSKLTDERGFCKSDFSDIETSLPKSITGNLDLQHIKNTIKTYTKVLPTCQIVDDPESEEGKKLIAAFVAGYAKLRDWPSNKDHRKAVSEALEPFLKSETVDEAEEVKNLLNERKYIVLQGPPGTGKTRTAKSVADKIGAKTFFTQFHAETSFSDFIFGIRPDTENQELRYRENLGSFSEALKYAVDHSNEKVILIIDEINRANLSNVLGPIFYLFEHKMDVSTVEIEIAPNFKVKQLPENFSVIATMNTADRSLAVVDFALRRRFAWYTLKPKAIKSKQFFNEDFSRIQEIFDWYASSTELNLQPGQGYFIADTEEEMKNRIRYEIFPLIKEYLQEGLLRNAKEEFNNYFSIRINLSLFE